One part of the Calditerricola satsumensis genome encodes these proteins:
- the csm5 gene encoding type III-A CRISPR-associated RAMP protein Csm5 translates to MIYELTIEVLTPVHIGDAKGRMTSLEFFQDDHAVYMVNEAAWAEILATQGDIDDFVRYVEQETRPSLDRFLDRLPVDRANRLRQETVLRRIPKGERMWVSHLLPFVTDPLSGTPYLPGSSLKGAIRVALLNQLADTPARAKQIVGEGRRVQDGRKTDRPGERLDNLLRASLRGHRRTPQTDWLRGLHVSDAYPEQTACTEVREVRIISLNEGEGYHYGANGARVFVEVVRPGTTFKGRLKCDRELWELLSKTTGQRAPFRLEAWMDACQTMYSRSLEEDKRFFEDAGLPNMVGVLDVLTRKSPNLRVGWGSGLLSASVVMHLSNAERQTLRQLYFPRRKHPQFPQSRKVVMAKGVPTFPLGWLRLSVCEARGT, encoded by the coding sequence GAGCTGACGATTGAGGTGTTGACCCCCGTACATATTGGGGATGCGAAGGGCAGGATGACTTCCCTTGAATTTTTCCAGGACGACCACGCGGTGTACATGGTTAATGAGGCAGCCTGGGCAGAAATCTTGGCCACACAAGGCGATATCGATGACTTTGTCCGGTATGTGGAACAGGAAACCCGACCGTCGCTTGATCGGTTTCTGGATCGGTTGCCGGTGGATCGGGCGAACCGTTTACGGCAAGAGACGGTATTGCGTCGGATTCCCAAGGGCGAACGCATGTGGGTGAGCCACCTTCTCCCCTTTGTGACTGATCCGTTATCGGGTACCCCCTACCTCCCGGGGTCCAGTCTCAAGGGAGCCATTCGCGTCGCGTTGCTCAACCAACTGGCCGACACACCGGCGCGTGCGAAGCAGATTGTTGGTGAGGGCAGACGTGTTCAGGATGGACGGAAAACGGATCGACCGGGAGAACGGCTTGATAACTTATTGCGAGCGTCGTTGCGGGGCCATCGTCGCACTCCGCAAACCGATTGGTTACGGGGGCTGCACGTGAGCGACGCGTATCCCGAACAAACCGCGTGTACAGAAGTACGGGAGGTAAGGATTATCAGCCTCAATGAGGGAGAAGGGTACCATTATGGAGCGAATGGTGCCCGTGTGTTTGTGGAAGTCGTTCGACCGGGCACCACGTTTAAAGGAAGATTGAAATGTGATCGGGAGCTCTGGGAGCTCCTTTCCAAAACAACGGGCCAGCGCGCCCCGTTTCGTCTAGAGGCCTGGATGGACGCCTGTCAAACCATGTACAGCCGCTCCCTTGAAGAGGATAAGCGCTTTTTTGAGGATGCGGGCTTGCCGAACATGGTCGGCGTGTTGGATGTGCTCACTCGGAAAAGCCCGAATCTGCGGGTGGGGTGGGGAAGCGGCTTGCTGTCCGCGTCTGTAGTGATGCATCTTTCGAATGCGGAACGCCAGACGCTACGCCAGCTGTATTTCCCCCGTCGTAAGCATCCGCAGTTTCCGCAGTCGCGAAAGGTGGTCATGGCCAAGGGGGTGCCGACTTTTCCCCTTGGATGGCTTCGCCTTTCGGTTTGCGAAGCAAGGGGTACGTAA
- a CDS encoding RNA repair transcriptional activator RtcR family protein, which yields MNILLSFVGKQDPISEKTNKEGAVLTLCKHLQPDLVYLFPTAEGPGVRDATESNAYATKELLPEVSPRSTCYVRSLYLKDPTDFSELMPSVKEEVRKILAGLEEEKKNGQDVQIHLNCSSGTPQMQTCWYVLANSGYIPGVRLWQVKNPDLSSPEERIREIQLNFLEEENSLSRIRRCLPEFLFGVMVNECRRLQEISVFSSRRLAAELVADIFEAYRKWDLLKYREAYEKLASIERRWRATRDAGTIAESLRKQVDYLKRLEPEKDKETPHNLVDIYFNAQRCFARRAYADVLARFWRIFEGVVYYRLREKWGIEPRNLSESSSAQNREAVATLNKTLNKSRDMLDRATGIKALKEVLKDKEFIQILELEVNAQRSNSVQKMKLAKLLDELTEKRHASVVAHGMKPVSEEDAVNGLAAAKTLLSNLLPDGDALLASYPLQRAQIEQLIDYLAKS from the coding sequence ATGAACATCTTGCTGTCGTTTGTCGGGAAACAGGACCCCATTTCCGAAAAGACGAATAAAGAGGGTGCGGTGCTCACACTGTGCAAGCATTTACAACCGGACCTTGTTTACCTTTTCCCTACTGCTGAAGGGCCTGGTGTTCGTGATGCCACGGAATCGAATGCTTACGCCACCAAGGAATTGCTGCCGGAAGTCTCGCCTCGCAGCACGTGTTACGTTCGATCGCTTTACCTTAAAGACCCAACTGATTTCTCCGAGTTGATGCCAAGTGTGAAAGAAGAGGTGAGGAAAATTCTAGCGGGGTTAGAGGAAGAGAAGAAGAACGGTCAAGACGTTCAGATCCATCTTAACTGTTCTTCTGGGACACCCCAAATGCAAACGTGCTGGTACGTCTTGGCCAATAGCGGGTATATACCCGGAGTGCGGCTGTGGCAAGTAAAGAATCCTGATCTTTCGTCTCCGGAAGAGCGCATTCGGGAAATCCAGCTAAATTTCCTCGAGGAAGAAAACAGTCTCAGCCGTATTCGCCGCTGTTTGCCGGAGTTTTTGTTTGGCGTCATGGTGAACGAATGCCGGCGACTGCAGGAAATTAGCGTGTTTAGTTCGCGTCGGCTTGCGGCGGAACTTGTGGCGGACATTTTCGAGGCGTATCGCAAATGGGACTTGCTGAAATACCGGGAGGCATATGAAAAACTGGCCTCCATTGAACGGCGGTGGCGGGCGACCAGAGACGCCGGTACCATCGCTGAGAGCTTGCGAAAACAGGTCGATTACCTCAAACGCCTTGAACCCGAAAAGGATAAGGAAACACCCCACAACCTGGTGGACATTTATTTCAACGCCCAGCGCTGTTTTGCCCGTCGGGCGTATGCCGACGTGCTGGCCCGATTCTGGCGGATCTTTGAAGGAGTGGTTTACTATCGCCTCCGCGAAAAATGGGGGATTGAACCTCGGAATTTGAGCGAAAGTTCAAGTGCCCAAAACCGCGAAGCCGTTGCGACCTTGAACAAGACCTTGAACAAGTCTCGGGATATGCTAGATCGGGCCACCGGGATTAAAGCTCTTAAGGAGGTCTTGAAAGATAAAGAATTTATTCAGATACTTGAGCTGGAGGTCAATGCGCAGAGAAGCAATTCGGTGCAAAAAATGAAACTGGCAAAGCTTCTCGACGAATTGACGGAAAAACGGCATGCTTCCGTGGTGGCACACGGCATGAAACCGGTGTCGGAAGAAGACGCTGTAAACGGCTTGGCCGCCGCCAAAACGCTGTTGTCCAACCTGTTGCCGGATGGAGATGCGCTGCTTGCCTCTTATCCCTTGCAGCGTGCCCAGATTGAGCAGCTGATCGACTACTTGGCCAAGAGTTGA